The following nucleotide sequence is from Kineobactrum salinum.
ACTTCAGCGACCTGTACCGGATAGCGGTGGACGGCGGTTCGTCGGAATCCGTGGCGCCCGGCGACGAGAGCGCCAGCTCCAATGGCTCGCGCGTCTACAGTTCCGACCGCCAGCAGGTCGCCTGGGTGCACCGCGGCGATATCATGCTGCGGAACCTGGCCAGCGGCGAGACCCGCCAGCTGACCCGCACCGCAGCGGAGGAAAGTACGCCGCTGTTCATGGTGGACGGGCGCGCGCTCGCCTTTGTGCGCGACGGCCAGCATTTCATCCATGAGTTTGACAGTGGCCTGCAGGCCCAGGCCGCTGACCTGCGCTTCGAGCAGGACCCGGCCGCGGAGCCGGATTTCGATGCCCTGCGCGCGCAGCAGTTGCGCAACCTGGCGACCCTGCGCCGGGAGCGGCAGCGCGAGGAAGCCGAGCGGGCCCACGAGGAAGAGCGCCGCGCGGGCGACCCCGCTGCCGCGCCAGCGCCGATCTATATCAGTGAGGAGTGGGAAGAAGTGCAGCGCTCGCTGTCACCCTCCGGCCGCTACCTGCTGCTGGTGGTCAGGGACAAGGAGGCCGAAGAGGGCCAGGCCGGCAAGATGCCCAACTACGTGACCGCGGACGGTTACACCGCGATCAGCGAAACCCGGCGCCGGGTGGGCCGTTCGTTGCCGCCGCCACAGACGCTGCTGCTGGTGGACCTGGCGAGTGGCAGCGTCAGCACCGTTGCCTACGAGCCGCTGCCCGGTTATGACAGCGACCCGCTGGCCCAGCTGCGCAAAAGCGCAGTGCGCTGGCATGTCAGAGAGGGCGCGGACCAGGAGCAGGTGGAGGCGCTGGTGAAAGCGCCCGAGCAACGTCCGCTGACGGTGGAGCGCATCGAATGGAACCACGAGGGCAGCCTGGCCGCGGTGCAGCTGCGCGCCATCGACAACAAGGACCGCTGGCTGGCCACCCTGGAACCGGGCGAAGGCCGGCTGCGGCCCCAGCACCGGCTCAATGACCCGGCCTGGATTAACTGGGATCACAACGAATTCGGCTGGCTGCCCGACGGCCGCACGCTGTGGTATCTGTCCGAAGAATCCGGCTATTCCCATCTGTACAGCAAGGCCGTGGACCAGCGCCGCGCCCGCCAACTCACCGGGGGTGACTTCGTGGTGCGCGAACCGGCCCTGGACCCAGCCGGGGAATGGTTTTACCTGGTGGCAAACCGCAGCCACCCCGGAAATTACGAGGTCTACCGGGTGGCAGCCAGCGGCGGTGAGTTGGAACAGCTGACCGAACTGGATGGTGTGGTCGGCTTCAGTCTATCCCCGGCCGGTGACCAGCTGCTGCTGACCCGCTCCTACATCGACCGCCACGAGGACCTGTACATCCAGGCCGCCGCCACCGACGCGTCCGCGCGCCAGCTCACCGATACCGTCAGCGACGCCTTCAAGGCCGTCGACTGGGTGATTCCCGAGATCGTCGAAGTACCCTCGTCCCATGTTGAGGCGCCGATCTACTCCAAGGTCTACCTGCCGCCGGATCACCAGCAGGGCGAGGCCTACCCGGCGGTGATGTTTGTGCACGGTGCCGGCTACACCCAGAACGCCCACCGCGGCTGGCCCTATTACTTCCGGGAATTCATGTTTCACACCCTGCTCGCCAATGAGGGCTATGTGGTAATCGACATGGACTACCGCGCCTCCAAGGGCTACGGCCGCGACTGGCGCACCGCGATCTACCGCAATATGGGGCGCCCGGAGCTGGAGGACTTCCGCGACGGCGTGAACTGGCTGGTGCACAACTACGGCGTGGACCCGGGACGTGTGGGTATCTACGGTGGCTCCTACGGCGGCTTCATGACCTTCATGGCGCTGTTCCTGGAGCCCGACCTATTCGCGGCCGGCGCCGCACTGCGGCCGGTGGCGGACTGGATGCACTACGAATATTTCTATACAGCGAACATCCTCAACACGCCCGAGGTGGACCCGGAGGCCTACCACCGCAGCTCGCCGATCAATTACGTCCAGAACCTGGAGGCACCGTTGCTGATCGCCTCCGGCATGCAGGACGACAATGTCTTCTTCCAGGATTCTGTGCTGGTATTGCAGCGCTTGATCGAGCTGAAGAAGGAAGACTTCGAGATTGCCATCTATCCGCTGGACCCGCACGGCTTCGTGCATCCCGAATCCTGGCTGGATGAATACCGCCGCATCTACAAACTGATGCAGGCGAACCTGCGCTGAAGACGGAAGACGGAAGACGGAAGACGGAAGACGGAAGACGGAAGACGGAAGACGGAGTGCGGAGTGCGGAGTGCGGAGTGCGGAGTGCGGAATGTGGAATACGGAATACGGAATAGGGAATAGGGACTAGCGAATAGGAAACAGGAAACAGGAAACAGGAAACAGGAAACAGGAAACAGGAAACAGGGAATGCTGGACGCTGCGACGCTGCAGGCCTATCGCGAAACCCACTACCGGGTGCAGGGCGACCCGGAGATTGTGCTGCGGGTGGGTCAGCCCAGCGCTGAGCTGGCCCTGCTGTATCGCGCAGAGGGGGTAAGTTGCAGCGCTTTTATTACCGCCTGCAACCCCGCCAGCCAACGCCTGGATGAGGCGGCCAACACGAGCCGCCAGCGGCAACTGGAGGCGGAGCTGGCCGCGCGGGGCCTGGCCTGCCTGCCGGCTGTCGGCCGGC
It contains:
- a CDS encoding S9 family peptidase, translating into MLRTVFLLTTWLLTTALAVAAQPDLELIMSDPDWIGNPPTDAYWSEDGQFVYYSQKREGENFSDLYRIAVDGGSSESVAPGDESASSNGSRVYSSDRQQVAWVHRGDIMLRNLASGETRQLTRTAAEESTPLFMVDGRALAFVRDGQHFIHEFDSGLQAQAADLRFEQDPAAEPDFDALRAQQLRNLATLRRERQREEAERAHEEERRAGDPAAAPAPIYISEEWEEVQRSLSPSGRYLLLVVRDKEAEEGQAGKMPNYVTADGYTAISETRRRVGRSLPPPQTLLLVDLASGSVSTVAYEPLPGYDSDPLAQLRKSAVRWHVREGADQEQVEALVKAPEQRPLTVERIEWNHEGSLAAVQLRAIDNKDRWLATLEPGEGRLRPQHRLNDPAWINWDHNEFGWLPDGRTLWYLSEESGYSHLYSKAVDQRRARQLTGGDFVVREPALDPAGEWFYLVANRSHPGNYEVYRVAASGGELEQLTELDGVVGFSLSPAGDQLLLTRSYIDRHEDLYIQAAATDASARQLTDTVSDAFKAVDWVIPEIVEVPSSHVEAPIYSKVYLPPDHQQGEAYPAVMFVHGAGYTQNAHRGWPYYFREFMFHTLLANEGYVVIDMDYRASKGYGRDWRTAIYRNMGRPELEDFRDGVNWLVHNYGVDPGRVGIYGGSYGGFMTFMALFLEPDLFAAGAALRPVADWMHYEYFYTANILNTPEVDPEAYHRSSPINYVQNLEAPLLIASGMQDDNVFFQDSVLVLQRLIELKKEDFEIAIYPLDPHGFVHPESWLDEYRRIYKLMQANLR
- a CDS encoding DUF3293 domain-containing protein; the encoded protein is MLDAATLQAYRETHYRVQGDPEIVLRVGQPSAELALLYRAEGVSCSAFITACNPASQRLDEAANTSRQRQLEAELAARGLACLPAVGRHPTNQWPAEPSVLVLGLPLEEARLLCCQFGQNALLWADTDAVPQLVLLT